The Pyruvatibacter sp. HU-CL02332 genome includes a window with the following:
- a CDS encoding LysM peptidoglycan-binding domain-containing protein → MSRGIAIIGGLAAALVVLGLAYFFLFAGEASDPTLTDGTVAETGETESTDATQPEADEPEGPSFDIVRVERDGQTVAAGRAEPGSKIRLIDNGTVIAEAEADSRGEWVIVLDDPLPTGDRQLRLEAELPDGTLLNSEQVVSISVPEDPEAEALVVLQKPDEPSKVLQGTGVAANGGALTLDTVDYGEGGDVIFSGRAPVGSNVRIYVDNKAAGDATADAKGRWVVTAIRPIEPGVHELRVDQIDAQGMVLARLEAPFERATAEEVAMVLQDGKVVIQPGNNLWNIAQKLYGSGYQYTVIYQANRDDIRDPNLIYPGQVFETPGYTQ, encoded by the coding sequence ATGTCGCGAGGCATTGCCATCATCGGCGGGTTGGCAGCCGCACTTGTGGTTCTGGGCCTGGCCTATTTTTTCCTGTTTGCAGGCGAGGCGTCTGACCCGACGCTGACGGACGGCACGGTCGCTGAAACAGGCGAGACCGAGTCGACTGATGCAACGCAGCCGGAAGCCGATGAGCCCGAAGGTCCCTCCTTTGACATCGTCCGTGTTGAGCGCGATGGCCAGACGGTTGCTGCTGGACGTGCAGAACCCGGCTCGAAAATTCGATTGATCGACAACGGCACGGTGATTGCCGAAGCGGAAGCCGACAGCCGCGGTGAGTGGGTGATTGTTCTCGATGATCCCCTGCCCACCGGCGACCGTCAGTTGCGGCTGGAAGCAGAGCTGCCCGATGGCACGCTGCTGAACTCCGAACAGGTAGTCTCCATATCGGTGCCCGAGGATCCCGAAGCCGAAGCCCTGGTGGTTCTGCAAAAGCCTGATGAGCCCAGCAAGGTCCTGCAGGGAACAGGCGTCGCAGCCAATGGCGGCGCTCTCACTCTTGATACGGTGGATTACGGCGAAGGCGGCGACGTCATCTTCTCCGGCCGCGCGCCTGTTGGCAGCAATGTACGCATCTATGTGGACAACAAGGCTGCGGGAGATGCGACCGCAGACGCAAAAGGTCGCTGGGTGGTAACAGCGATACGCCCGATCGAGCCCGGCGTCCATGAGCTGCGCGTGGACCAGATCGATGCCCAGGGCATGGTGCTGGCCCGCCTTGAAGCGCCGTTTGAACGCGCGACGGCTGAAGAAGTCGCCATGGTGCTTCAGGATGGCAAGGTGGTCATTCAGCCCGGCAACAATCTGTGGAACATCGCCCAGAAGCTGTATGGATCAGGCTACCAGTACACGGTCATTTATCAGGCCAATCGTGATGATATCCGTGACCCGAACCTGATCTATCCCGGTCAGGTCTTTGAAACACCGGGCTACACCCAGTAG
- a CDS encoding TIGR00730 family Rossman fold protein: protein MTNIPRSITVFCGSAAGDNPAYAQAAHDLGVLLANNDIKLVYGGGGIGLMGILARAVDDHGGEVDGIIPEFLTVPEVMKDAPGNLEITENLHDRMQKMAAKADAFVVLPGGIGTIAELVDILTWKQLGRHDKPIIVLDIDGYWSPLAALLEHIVDRGFSHGDLSAMFRIVSSVDELIQVFDIPQPV from the coding sequence GTGACGAACATACCGCGTTCTATTACCGTTTTTTGTGGCAGTGCAGCAGGAGATAATCCTGCCTATGCACAAGCAGCCCACGATCTGGGCGTCCTGCTTGCCAATAACGACATCAAACTTGTTTATGGCGGCGGCGGCATTGGCCTGATGGGCATCCTCGCGCGCGCCGTCGATGATCATGGCGGCGAGGTGGACGGCATCATCCCTGAGTTTCTGACGGTGCCTGAAGTCATGAAGGACGCACCGGGCAATCTGGAAATCACCGAAAACCTCCACGACCGGATGCAGAAAATGGCCGCCAAGGCGGACGCCTTTGTCGTTCTGCCCGGCGGCATCGGGACCATCGCAGAGCTCGTCGATATCCTGACCTGGAAACAGCTTGGCCGGCACGACAAACCCATCATTGTTCTGGATATCGATGGCTACTGGTCACCGCTGGCGGCCCTTCTTGAGCACATCGTCGATCGAGGTTTCTCCCACGGCGACCTGTCGGCAATGTTCCGTATCGTGAGCAGTGTGGATGAATTGATTCAGGTCTTCGATATCCCCCAGCCTGTTTAG
- the rarD gene encoding EamA family transporter RarD, with product MNSKPTPDPARLGVALSGGAYLMWGFLPLYYREMDHVSVLDVLAHRGLWALAFVALIVTVLGRWSLVWAAVANRRSLGILAITGVLIASNWGGFIYAVANDLVLDASLGYFINPLMSVALGVVLLGERLNRAQQIAIALAALGVLNEIILLGDVPWIALFLASSFAAYGYLRKTVNVESIDGLFVEMAVLAPLMVGYLVISGGPLLGFGAVDILTMALLLGTGPFTAIPLLLFAAGARRVSLATVGILQFIAPSIMFLIAVLHFREPFAFANALTFAGIWLGLAVFAWDALRSR from the coding sequence GTGAATAGCAAGCCGACCCCAGACCCGGCCAGGCTGGGTGTGGCGCTGTCGGGCGGCGCGTACCTCATGTGGGGCTTTCTGCCCCTCTACTACCGCGAAATGGACCACGTGTCGGTGCTTGACGTGCTGGCCCATCGCGGATTGTGGGCGCTTGCCTTTGTGGCGCTCATCGTCACCGTTCTGGGGCGGTGGTCGTTGGTATGGGCGGCCGTAGCCAATCGACGCAGTCTCGGTATTCTGGCAATCACCGGCGTATTGATCGCCAGCAACTGGGGTGGATTCATCTATGCGGTGGCCAATGATCTGGTGCTGGACGCAAGCCTTGGATATTTCATCAACCCGCTCATGAGCGTGGCACTTGGTGTTGTCCTGCTGGGCGAACGGTTGAACAGGGCTCAGCAGATCGCCATTGCTCTGGCGGCCCTCGGCGTTCTCAACGAAATCATTCTGCTCGGCGACGTGCCGTGGATTGCGCTTTTCCTCGCAAGCTCTTTTGCCGCTTATGGCTATCTACGCAAGACAGTGAATGTTGAAAGCATCGATGGCCTGTTCGTCGAGATGGCGGTGCTTGCCCCCTTGATGGTGGGCTATCTCGTGATATCGGGTGGCCCGCTATTGGGCTTTGGTGCAGTGGACATTCTGACAATGGCCTTACTGCTTGGCACAGGCCCATTCACCGCCATCCCGCTGCTACTGTTTGCAGCCGGTGCCCGCCGCGTGAGCCTTGCCACCGTCGGCATCCTCCAGTTCATCGCCCCCAGCATCATGTTCCTGATTGCAGTCCTGCACTTCCGTGAGCCATTCGCTTTCGCCAACGCCCTTACATTCGCAGGCATCTGGCTCGGCCTCGCCGTCTTTGCCTGGGATGCGTTGCGCAGCCGCTAA